In a single window of the Blastocatellia bacterium genome:
- a CDS encoding PAS domain S-box protein — translation MDLQQLYDELVLRESQLRATLYSIGDAVIATDRDGQITMMNPVAERLTGWTEADALGRPVSDVFRIVHEETRAEVENPVTRVVREGIVIGLANHSLLLSRDGREYPIADAGAPIRNAAGEITGVVLVFRDQTAERQVQRALQHAREFAESIIATIREPLLVLDPELRVVMANRAFYRTFRVAPEETEGRFVYELGNRQWDIPELRRLLEDILPQNTSFEDFEVEHDFEHIGRRTMQLNARRLYREKNKTQLILLAIEDVTERKRALEALQRSEQQYRSLFETVPEVVYSLSPDGRFTMLNPAFERITGWAVEDWLGRPFDELIHPEDREMARQEFARALRGETSHFREMRVLTRSGQTLVVEVLGVAHIQNGRSVGVTGFAHDVTERKQLERQLLQAQKMEAIGRLAGGIAHDFNNLLTVIAGYAEMALLHPGETDLQRRYITEIKKAADRATGLTRQLLAFSRQQLGEPRPINLNDVIAETKQMLHRIIGEDIQMDILLEPDAGCVKADPLQMQQVILNLVVNARDAMPRGGKLTLQTATVVLKQESELTSLGLRPGSYVRLTVADTGCGMDEETMSRIFEPFFTTKEEGKGTGLGLSTVYGIVKQSGGEITVTSEVGQGTTFTIYLPQVTEPSTDSSRTQQEEISSDMPVGSETILLVEDEPAVRQVAQTVLEACGYQVIVAETPRAAVQLLAQGDPAVHLLLTDVVMPEMSGPELAERVAALRPEVKVLYMSGYTERTSAQHILEPGVNFILKPFTPRELACAVRRVLDRP, via the coding sequence ATGGATCTGCAGCAGTTGTATGATGAACTCGTCCTTCGCGAGTCGCAGTTGCGGGCGACGCTCTACAGCATTGGGGATGCCGTCATCGCCACGGATCGTGATGGTCAAATTACGATGATGAATCCCGTAGCCGAACGTCTCACGGGCTGGACGGAAGCGGATGCCCTCGGACGACCGGTCTCCGACGTTTTCCGAATCGTTCATGAGGAAACGAGAGCCGAAGTGGAGAATCCCGTCACGCGGGTGGTGCGTGAAGGCATTGTCATCGGACTGGCCAACCATTCCCTGCTTCTTTCCCGCGATGGACGAGAATATCCGATTGCCGATGCCGGTGCGCCCATTCGCAATGCCGCCGGCGAGATCACGGGCGTGGTCCTGGTCTTTCGCGACCAGACGGCCGAGCGCCAGGTCCAGCGCGCCCTCCAGCATGCACGAGAGTTCGCTGAGAGCATCATTGCCACCATTCGAGAACCCCTCCTTGTCCTCGATCCCGAACTGCGCGTCGTGATGGCCAATCGCGCATTCTACCGGACGTTCCGGGTCGCTCCGGAGGAGACCGAAGGCCGCTTCGTTTACGAATTGGGCAACCGCCAGTGGGACATCCCCGAACTCCGCCGCTTATTGGAAGACATTCTGCCCCAGAACACCAGCTTCGAGGATTTTGAAGTCGAGCATGACTTCGAGCACATCGGACGGCGGACGATGCAGCTCAATGCCCGACGGCTTTACCGCGAGAAGAATAAGACGCAACTCATCCTTCTGGCCATCGAGGATGTGACCGAGCGGAAACGGGCACTCGAAGCGCTCCAACGGAGCGAGCAACAGTATCGTTCGTTGTTCGAGACCGTGCCCGAGGTAGTTTACAGCCTCTCCCCCGACGGGCGTTTCACCATGCTCAACCCTGCCTTTGAACGAATCACCGGATGGGCGGTGGAGGACTGGCTGGGGAGACCGTTTGACGAACTGATTCACCCCGAGGATCGGGAAATGGCCCGGCAGGAATTCGCCCGCGCTCTTCGGGGCGAAACCTCTCATTTTCGAGAGATGCGCGTGCTGACCCGATCGGGCCAGACTCTCGTGGTCGAGGTCCTGGGTGTGGCGCACATTCAGAACGGACGCTCGGTGGGCGTCACGGGCTTCGCTCATGACGTCACCGAGCGCAAGCAGCTTGAACGGCAGCTTCTCCAGGCGCAGAAAATGGAGGCCATCGGGCGACTGGCCGGCGGGATCGCTCATGACTTCAACAACCTTCTCACCGTGATTGCCGGCTACGCTGAGATGGCGCTTCTGCATCCGGGCGAGACCGATCTCCAACGGCGGTACATCACCGAGATCAAGAAAGCCGCCGACCGGGCGACGGGTTTGACCCGGCAGCTTTTGGCCTTCAGCCGCCAGCAGCTAGGGGAGCCTCGACCCATCAACCTCAACGATGTGATCGCTGAAACGAAGCAGATGCTCCATCGGATCATTGGCGAAGACATTCAGATGGACATCCTCCTGGAACCCGATGCTGGCTGTGTGAAAGCCGACCCGCTCCAGATGCAGCAGGTGATCCTGAATCTCGTCGTCAATGCCCGCGACGCTATGCCCCGGGGTGGGAAACTGACCCTCCAGACAGCGACCGTCGTTTTGAAACAGGAATCTGAATTGACCTCTTTGGGGTTGAGGCCGGGATCCTACGTCAGGTTGACAGTGGCCGACACGGGCTGTGGCATGGATGAGGAAACGATGAGTCGCATCTTCGAGCCGTTCTTCACCACTAAAGAGGAGGGAAAGGGAACGGGCCTGGGACTCTCAACCGTCTACGGCATCGTCAAGCAAAGTGGCGGGGAGATTACGGTCACCAGCGAAGTCGGGCAAGGGACGACTTTCACCATCTATTTGCCCCAAGTCACCGAGCCCAGCACCGACAGCTCACGGACTCAACAAGAGGAGATTTCATCAGACATGCCCGTGGGATCGGAGACGATTCTTCTGGTCGAGGATGAACCGGCCGTTCGCCAGGTTGCTCAGACGGTGCTCGAAGCCTGCGGGTATCAGGTGATCGTCGCGGAGACGCCACGCGCGGCCGTGCAGTTGCTGGCACAGGGTGATCCGGCAGTTCACTTGCTTTTGACCGACGTCGTCATGCCAGAAATGAGCGGCCCTGAACTGGCCGAGCGAGTGGCCGCTCTGCGCCCTGAGGTGAAGGTCCTTTACATGTCGGGATATACTGAGAGAACGAGTGCCCAGCACATTCTAGAACCGGGCGTGAATTTCATCCTCAAGCCGTTTACCCCTCGCGAACTGGCCTGCGCCGTGCGCCGTGTCCTTGATCGCCCTTGA